In Herpetosiphon gulosus, one genomic interval encodes:
- a CDS encoding diguanylate cyclase: MTQSTWPATSELPAIPKVRILGEIGRGLHSTVYRCVRDGQTYALKIPRLNGNQSPTMAAAAFRREASALALVRHPSLPEVIEVDHYNEMPYIIMELVQGQTLLDLVALGPLPESLVIRLIKDLASALAAVHRQGITHRDIQPRNMLMQPSGNIKLIDFGFASHNSLDPEQTHVLGTLRYSSPEQTGYLKRNVDARSDLYAFGAVLFECLVGVPPFNASNITDLIRQHAVVLAPDVRSMAPHVSPALAEIVARLLAKDPDDRYQTAEGLLSDINQIDSLNLMLAAGRPIRLGADDLWTGALYDNDLIGRDAELAILRQGWNSARQGHGSVIAIKGAMGLGKSQLGREMLHRARSLGGLTFGSTCVKDSALPYSALRSPFEQYVHYLELMPESQRRHAEEQLRQFVQGYQELMLRTFPCLQPILPHTKQPELATDYERFNTILADLLLWMTRVHPAAVWFIDDLQAIDDASFNVVRRIIGRIQQVPLCLIISLNDSLDSQMVYERLTLNQPIPIQEILLQPLTDQAATQFITSYLGGYNVDQQIINEIVARSVGSPFALREYIQTLLDTGMLRLVNTCWMIDDQSLTKLALPSHVVRLVLSRIDELSPKVRAILELAAVLGFQFRRNSLIELWQGEPSEVYEALTIGGRSHLIERSASGHYHFAHQNIYQVFLEGITPEQQQQLHAQIAKNLDHEQLEPEAMYQLAYHYARAKSSDPTFLARGFTILSNAGQVALENYAYDEAYHFFEQAYQIAQGQSLAFQPQQHAQFAQLCLRLGQNQTALVHLQAALEQTSEPDHQARLLTAIAHIHAWQQQPRDIWRYFDQAFEALNEPALERSLLGLISDIGRSLGRLLKSSVPWLQPSSPQQQQRIIILLEIYDTVGMYAYLNSQMLLLVSLFLRSLVWARRGRTRPARVRALSNYASMWAMVGQRHLAKRALNKAKTIATTPTADRMLQARVALYEGFISHIIGDEVQAERLLRTTLRQHTTTIDSLAYGHATADSVLLLFLRGHVLEAWQLVQETFERFEQHNHRNEQTWFLELWAAPLLITLGSTAEAQRYPVPDIKERQQWLLAWKNLADASQMIVNLEQGDPGQQNDQLLRHFNQQHRNNPRFMPFHSRYMYILQGYIRIAQFLQQRKRVTARRLRIAARQALLVATTPILRGHALVIFAAAHGFDGRFAQALELLGQAEQLAHLHDAPWILYEAHRIRAHLFGMQQQMAAAKREASRAYTIAFDHQWVLRMRNIAVAFQLDDPERLNSTTSIISDDALRPDDSRMQRLLDALLSVSLAWAQSYDLDEQAQTALDSVIRILGAERAFLFLLENDDLHLRAARDASSNPVTETLQGYSRTVLERVRITQKPVIVTGADDALITSSESVTAHNLRSVLAAPLMLDGRFLGVVYLDNRLAWGFFSREDEVILRAITTHIALGLEKSRTTQLEIHINAEREQRRLAERLRLLSTVLNATLDLVDVLKYVLIQLNSLLPYYGACIALREENELKFEQVESPSPTLWVRGTKISIDDDPLFKQLATLRQPLIINDITQDPRFKGYGEHPARSWLGLPLLVRGEIVGFLAIDRDEPHAISEHEAELGMVFASQAAIAIANAQLFGQVQRLAITDSLTQVSNRRHFFELAERQWILTCSSDHPLSAMMLDVDHFKRVNDSYGHSVGDLVLRTVADICRANLRPSDLLGRYGGEEFAILLPDTDVSAALIIAERLRIAIANHPIQHEQASINLTVSIGVTGLSKDDNSVVSLLDRADRGLYIAKETGRDRVTMA; this comes from the coding sequence ATGACACAATCAACATGGCCAGCAACATCAGAATTACCTGCTATCCCCAAGGTACGGATCTTGGGCGAAATCGGACGGGGCTTACATAGCACTGTCTATCGTTGTGTGCGCGATGGCCAAACCTATGCCTTGAAAATTCCCCGCCTGAATGGCAACCAATCGCCAACTATGGCAGCGGCGGCATTTCGGCGCGAAGCCAGTGCCTTGGCATTGGTACGCCACCCCAGTTTGCCCGAGGTAATCGAGGTTGATCACTACAACGAGATGCCCTATATCATTATGGAGTTGGTTCAAGGCCAAACGTTGCTTGATTTGGTGGCACTTGGGCCGTTGCCTGAAAGTTTAGTCATTCGGCTGATCAAAGATTTAGCCAGTGCCTTGGCCGCAGTCCATCGCCAAGGCATCACGCACCGCGATATTCAGCCCCGCAATATGTTGATGCAGCCCTCAGGCAACATTAAATTAATCGATTTTGGCTTTGCTAGCCACAATAGCCTTGACCCTGAGCAAACTCATGTGTTGGGCACGCTGCGCTATAGTTCGCCCGAACAAACTGGCTATCTCAAACGCAACGTCGATGCCCGCTCCGATCTGTATGCTTTTGGCGCAGTCTTGTTTGAATGTTTGGTTGGCGTACCACCTTTCAATGCTTCAAATATTACCGATTTGATCCGCCAACATGCCGTCGTCTTAGCACCCGATGTACGTTCGATGGCTCCCCATGTCTCACCTGCGCTGGCCGAAATCGTCGCTCGCCTGCTAGCCAAAGATCCTGACGATCGCTATCAAACAGCCGAGGGCTTGCTCTCGGATATTAATCAAATTGATAGCTTAAATCTCATGTTGGCTGCTGGTCGCCCAATTCGCCTTGGAGCCGATGACCTCTGGACAGGGGCGCTCTACGATAATGATTTGATTGGGCGTGATGCCGAGTTGGCAATCTTACGTCAAGGCTGGAATAGTGCTCGCCAAGGCCATGGCAGCGTCATCGCCATCAAAGGCGCGATGGGTTTAGGCAAAAGCCAATTAGGCCGCGAAATGTTGCATCGAGCACGGTCGCTTGGTGGTTTGACCTTTGGCTCAACCTGCGTCAAAGATTCAGCCCTACCCTACAGTGCCTTGCGCAGCCCGTTTGAGCAATATGTGCATTATTTGGAATTGATGCCCGAAAGCCAGCGCCGCCATGCCGAGGAGCAACTACGCCAATTTGTGCAAGGCTACCAAGAGCTGATGTTGCGCACATTTCCATGTTTGCAACCAATTTTGCCCCACACCAAACAACCTGAATTGGCGACCGATTACGAGCGTTTTAATACGATCTTGGCCGATTTGCTACTTTGGATGACCCGTGTGCATCCTGCGGCTGTCTGGTTTATTGACGATCTGCAAGCGATTGATGATGCCAGTTTTAATGTTGTGCGCCGAATTATCGGACGGATTCAGCAAGTGCCCTTGTGTTTGATTATTTCTTTAAATGATAGTCTCGATAGCCAAATGGTCTATGAGCGACTCACGCTCAATCAGCCCATTCCCATCCAAGAGATTTTGCTGCAACCCCTAACCGATCAAGCTGCTACCCAATTTATTACCAGCTATTTAGGTGGCTATAACGTCGATCAGCAAATTATCAACGAGATCGTCGCTCGCAGTGTTGGCAGTCCGTTTGCCTTGCGCGAATATATCCAAACCCTGTTGGATACTGGGATGTTGCGCTTGGTTAACACTTGCTGGATGATCGACGATCAAAGTTTGACCAAATTGGCGTTGCCCTCGCATGTGGTGCGCTTGGTGCTGAGCCGAATCGATGAGCTAAGCCCCAAAGTGCGGGCAATTCTCGAATTAGCAGCAGTGCTGGGCTTTCAATTTCGCCGCAATAGCTTAATTGAGCTATGGCAAGGTGAGCCAAGCGAAGTCTACGAGGCCTTAACGATTGGCGGACGCAGCCATTTAATCGAGCGCAGCGCATCGGGCCATTATCATTTTGCTCACCAAAATATCTATCAAGTTTTTCTCGAAGGCATTACGCCTGAGCAACAGCAACAATTACATGCCCAAATTGCCAAAAATCTTGATCACGAGCAGCTTGAGCCAGAAGCAATGTATCAATTGGCCTATCACTATGCCCGAGCGAAAAGCAGCGACCCAACATTTTTGGCTCGTGGCTTTACGATTTTGAGCAATGCAGGGCAGGTGGCGCTAGAGAATTATGCCTACGATGAAGCTTATCATTTTTTCGAGCAGGCCTACCAGATTGCCCAAGGCCAATCATTAGCATTTCAGCCGCAACAACATGCCCAATTTGCCCAACTCTGCCTGCGTTTAGGCCAAAATCAAACTGCCTTGGTGCATTTGCAAGCAGCGCTCGAACAAACCAGCGAACCAGATCATCAGGCGCGGTTGCTCACGGCCATTGCCCATATTCACGCTTGGCAACAACAACCACGCGACATTTGGCGCTACTTTGATCAAGCATTTGAGGCATTAAACGAACCAGCCTTAGAACGTTCATTGCTTGGCTTGATCAGTGATATAGGGCGCTCACTTGGCCGCTTGCTCAAAAGTAGTGTGCCATGGTTACAACCAAGCTCGCCCCAACAGCAGCAACGCATCATCATTTTGCTGGAAATCTATGATACGGTGGGAATGTATGCCTACCTGAATAGCCAAATGTTGTTGTTGGTCAGCCTCTTTTTACGCTCGTTGGTTTGGGCACGCCGTGGGCGCACCCGTCCGGCTCGCGTGCGAGCGTTGAGCAACTATGCCAGTATGTGGGCAATGGTTGGTCAGCGCCATTTAGCCAAACGGGCCTTGAATAAAGCTAAAACCATCGCCACTACTCCGACCGCTGATCGTATGTTGCAGGCGCGGGTGGCCTTGTACGAAGGCTTTATTAGCCATATCATTGGCGATGAAGTGCAGGCTGAACGATTACTACGCACAACATTACGTCAACATACAACCACAATCGATTCGCTGGCTTATGGCCATGCCACAGCTGATAGTGTGCTCTTGCTCTTTTTACGCGGCCATGTACTGGAAGCATGGCAATTGGTGCAAGAAACCTTTGAGCGCTTCGAGCAACATAATCATCGCAATGAACAAACCTGGTTTTTAGAATTATGGGCTGCGCCGCTGCTGATTACGCTTGGTTCGACTGCTGAAGCCCAACGCTACCCTGTACCCGACATCAAAGAGCGCCAACAATGGCTCTTGGCTTGGAAAAATCTAGCCGATGCCTCGCAGATGATCGTTAACCTTGAGCAGGGAGATCCAGGCCAGCAAAACGATCAATTATTGCGCCATTTTAATCAGCAACATCGCAATAATCCGCGTTTTATGCCGTTTCATTCGCGCTATATGTACATTTTGCAGGGCTATATCCGCATCGCCCAATTTTTACAGCAGCGCAAACGGGTAACTGCTCGCCGCTTACGGATTGCCGCACGCCAAGCCTTGTTGGTTGCGACAACGCCGATTTTACGCGGCCATGCTTTAGTTATTTTTGCGGCGGCACACGGCTTTGATGGGCGTTTTGCGCAAGCCCTAGAGTTGTTGGGGCAGGCCGAACAGTTAGCTCACTTGCATGATGCTCCTTGGATTTTATATGAAGCCCATCGGATTCGGGCGCATCTGTTTGGCATGCAGCAGCAAATGGCCGCCGCCAAACGCGAAGCCAGTCGCGCCTACACGATCGCCTTTGATCATCAATGGGTTTTGCGTATGCGCAATATCGCCGTGGCCTTTCAGCTGGACGACCCAGAGCGGCTCAATTCGACTACCAGCATTATCAGCGATGATGCGCTACGCCCCGATGATAGCCGCATGCAACGCTTATTGGATGCCTTGCTTTCGGTCAGTTTGGCATGGGCCCAAAGCTACGATCTCGATGAGCAAGCTCAAACTGCGCTCGATTCAGTAATTCGGATTTTAGGAGCAGAACGGGCATTTCTATTCCTGCTCGAAAACGATGATTTACATCTTCGCGCGGCACGTGATGCCTCAAGCAATCCAGTTACCGAGACCTTGCAAGGCTATAGCCGCACAGTGCTAGAGCGAGTTCGCATCACCCAAAAACCTGTGATTGTAACTGGAGCCGATGATGCATTAATTACCAGTAGCGAAAGTGTCACTGCTCACAACCTGCGCAGCGTTCTGGCCGCGCCCTTGATGCTTGATGGGCGATTTTTAGGCGTGGTTTACCTTGATAATCGCTTGGCATGGGGCTTTTTCTCCAGGGAAGATGAAGTTATTCTGCGGGCGATCACCACCCATATTGCCCTTGGCTTAGAAAAATCACGCACTACTCAGCTCGAAATTCACATCAATGCTGAACGTGAACAACGCCGTTTGGCCGAACGGCTGCGCCTACTCTCAACCGTGTTGAATGCTACGCTCGATTTAGTCGATGTGCTCAAATATGTGCTAATTCAGCTTAACTCATTGTTACCCTACTATGGAGCGTGCATCGCCCTACGTGAGGAAAATGAGCTTAAATTTGAGCAAGTTGAAAGCCCCAGCCCAACCTTATGGGTGCGCGGCACCAAAATCTCAATCGACGATGATCCGCTATTCAAGCAACTAGCGACGCTGCGCCAACCATTAATTATCAACGATATCACCCAAGATCCACGCTTCAAAGGCTATGGTGAGCATCCAGCACGTTCATGGCTGGGGCTGCCCTTGTTGGTGCGCGGCGAAATTGTAGGCTTTTTGGCGATCGATCGCGATGAACCCCATGCAATCTCTGAGCATGAGGCCGAATTGGGCATGGTGTTTGCCTCACAGGCAGCGATTGCAATTGCCAATGCCCAATTATTTGGTCAAGTGCAACGCCTCGCGATCACCGATTCACTGACCCAAGTCAGCAATCGTCGCCATTTCTTCGAGTTGGCCGAACGCCAATGGATCTTGACCTGTAGTAGCGACCATCCACTTTCAGCGATGATGCTTGATGTTGATCATTTCAAGCGGGTCAACGATAGCTACGGCCATTCGGTTGGCGATTTGGTATTACGCACGGTTGCCGATATTTGTCGTGCCAATTTACGACCTTCAGATCTGCTTGGGCGCTATGGGGGTGAAGAATTTGCGATTTTGCTGCCCGATACTGATGTTTCGGCAGCCCTGATCATTGCTGAACGCTTACGGATCGCGATCGCCAACCACCCGATTCAGCATGAGCAAGCCAGTATCAACCTGACGGTCAGCATTGGAGTGACGGGTTTAAGCAAAGATGATAACTCGGTTGTCAGCCTGCTTGATCGAGCTGATCGCGGCTTGTACATTGCCAAAGAAACTGGACGTGATCGGGTTACGATGGCCTAG
- a CDS encoding FtsW/RodA/SpoVE family cell cycle protein, which produces MVRDMLHNLRRVRLVEVQLLITVLLLFAAGYMMVFATGQRRLEADVGSLQSLFSVLWPSSLPLLLYLVVSAGLSYRNPNADQILLPLVAVLSGLGLLFTARVAPTLDKDIYGDVASKQSAFVTVGVILLVLMVFVDWDRWIFIRLFRTGMMEWLKNHRWTWMLLGVGLMILTFIIGVDPNNSGVKVWFRLPGGFLFQPAELLKIILVVFLASYLIEHREVVNHGYRLGRITLPPLPYLVPMGGIWALCMALIVKQSDLGAALLLFGIFIAMLYVATGNGWYVGASFGAFGIGSYVMYQYIGKVQERVAIWLDPWSDAANLGYQIVQSQYALSAGGVSGSGLGLGAPHYVPAVHTDFAYTGIAEELGLMGTIGILIVYVLMIYRGYHIALSIPGRFRGFEQLLAVGLTTILAVQALIIIGGNLRVIPLTGITLPFISYGGSSVVMNFVIVGLLLRISTTTQKQT; this is translated from the coding sequence ATGGTGCGTGATATGCTGCACAACTTGCGGCGCGTGCGCTTAGTTGAAGTCCAGTTGCTAATAACCGTGTTGCTGCTGTTTGCCGCTGGCTACATGATGGTGTTTGCTACCGGCCAACGCCGTTTGGAAGCTGATGTTGGCTCGTTGCAATCGTTATTCAGCGTGCTCTGGCCATCGTCGCTGCCGCTTTTGCTCTATCTGGTGGTGAGCGCTGGGCTTTCGTATCGCAACCCCAATGCCGACCAAATTTTGCTGCCCCTGGTGGCGGTGCTTTCTGGTTTGGGCCTACTGTTTACGGCACGGGTTGCGCCAACCCTTGATAAAGACATTTACGGCGATGTTGCATCGAAACAATCGGCCTTCGTGACGGTTGGGGTCATTTTGCTGGTGCTAATGGTGTTTGTCGATTGGGATCGTTGGATCTTTATTCGGCTCTTTCGCACTGGTATGATGGAATGGCTCAAAAACCATCGCTGGACATGGATGTTGCTTGGGGTTGGCTTGATGATTTTAACCTTCATCATCGGGGTTGACCCTAATAATAGCGGAGTTAAAGTTTGGTTTCGCCTGCCTGGTGGCTTTCTATTCCAGCCCGCTGAATTGCTTAAAATTATCTTGGTAGTCTTTTTAGCCTCATATTTGATCGAGCATCGTGAAGTGGTTAATCATGGCTACCGCTTAGGTCGCATCACCCTACCACCCTTGCCCTATCTTGTGCCAATGGGTGGGATTTGGGCGTTGTGTATGGCCTTGATCGTCAAGCAAAGCGACTTGGGTGCAGCTTTGTTGCTATTTGGCATCTTCATTGCGATGTTATATGTTGCTACGGGCAATGGTTGGTATGTTGGAGCCAGTTTCGGGGCATTCGGCATTGGCTCGTATGTAATGTACCAATACATTGGCAAAGTTCAAGAGCGGGTGGCGATTTGGCTTGATCCTTGGTCAGATGCAGCAAACTTAGGCTATCAGATTGTGCAATCGCAATATGCGCTCTCTGCAGGCGGAGTGAGTGGCAGTGGGCTTGGTTTGGGCGCACCTCACTATGTTCCTGCGGTGCACACCGACTTTGCCTATACCGGAATCGCCGAAGAATTGGGCTTGATGGGCACAATTGGAATTTTGATTGTGTATGTGCTGATGATTTATCGTGGCTATCACATTGCGCTCTCAATCCCAGGACGCTTTCGCGGCTTTGAGCAATTGTTGGCAGTGGGCTTAACCACAATTTTGGCAGTCCAAGCCTTAATCATCATCGGTGGCAATTTACGGGTTATTCCATTAACTGGGATTACCTTGCCATTTATCTCATATGGTGGTTCATCGGTCGTTATGAACTTTGTGATTGTTGGCTTGCTGTTGCGCATTTCGACCACAACTCAGAAGCAAACCTAA